The following is a genomic window from Labrus bergylta chromosome 2, fLabBer1.1, whole genome shotgun sequence.
GCATTTGACTTGTATAGCTTTTACTTTATAAATCACAGTAAGCTatggaaaggaaaggaaatgttATTAATGCAAGTTCATAGGagatatatatatgtatatatatatgtatattagtCCAGAGCCCTACGTCACTCAACACCTAGAGCACAGCTGACATGTTGCAACTCGCCTCTTGTGTTGGAAACAGGTCGTTTCCACTCAATACCAGCTGAGGGACCAAAGTTGAACATGAAATGcacttttctattttccttCATATCACAGTCGACGatgtcagcttttttttttttgcaaaaaatgTCTGCAGATTGTTCAGATTTGTTCTCTGTGTAGGAGGAAGGTAGACTTCAGTCCCTATTTGGACACAagtgttttaattttttcagttttaaatgtCTTCCATCCGCGCATGCAATAATGACAATTTAACTGGTTGCTTTACAAATGCTTAAGTTTTAACCTTCTTGGGTTACATTGTTTTTCCATGTTCAGAGTTGCCGTCACCTTAAAATCAAATCCATCCTCTCGTGCGCCAAAATTCTTACTTTCGTGATTTTGAGCATTGCATATGATTCCACTTCTCTGTGTGCCAGGAGATATTTATGGagttagaattttttttaaaataattaccatcattaatgcattttttataactttatcaTGGCTGTGGACAGAGTAGAGAGCTGTTTTACAGTTCAAATTAAAGGCtgaattaatttaaattgaaagtaggaaaatatttaaaaactacaggataatactttttttgttgACATCTTGTTACCCCAGAAAATGATCTGTATATAAAGAGCTCATTCCTAATGTAGTGGCAATTTCTTCTTGTGTGTCATATAAAAATTGTCACTTGTGTCATAGGAGCCAACCTGTTCGTTCCTGATGCGTGTCCACTTAAATATACTCACAGATCTGTTGTTTCacttgatttcttattttattcttaATTCCACTTTCCAGAACAGATCCAAAATGAATATATCAAAACTCATAACAAAAGGTCACgatcaaaaaacatttgctgcGTGGCTCCTATACCTCCACcacagtccacaaacaaaacGATCTACCTTTTTTCTCACCACCTGTGCATCGCACCCAAATGAATTAACTCGGCTCCACCCATAACACAAAATATGcccaaataaatccattattcaccataaaGGTTTCCATGTCAAATCAAGTACCTCTCATAAATTAATACTTATTtctaacaacacaaacaatataCTCTATTAGcacaaacttaaaccatacTTCTGAAACTAAAGTTATCATGATTAAAATGGCCTCTACAACTAATGTGATTTTCATCGTAAAGCTCATGTTCACAGAAAACCATAAAACCTGATGTATGTTTTTAAGTCAGTATATTGTTCATTCCCCTTGGTGAAGACAAGACCGTTATGACCAAAACATAACATGTGCAGGTTGAGTCACAGCTATGCTAGTCAACCTATTGCTTCATTTACAAAGGGATTTAGTGTTGTGCACAAAGGAGGAGCATAAAGAAGTTGGACTTACTCTAACGGTTCTTTTACAAAACTGTTACCATCACATTATTAGGAGGGATTTAAGAGGGCAtgcttgaatgtttttttagttAGCAGCATTAATGTGTTATCTAAGTTTTTTAGTCGTACTTTCACTCTCTGCAGTTCagtaacatttttatgacagctGTAGTAACTAGTTAATTTGTGAATTGAAATAAAgaatacaaaacatgaaaaataaatactgtacatttgtttaactgttgtttatttaactagacagtttttaatttagtaaccttttttctctctcttacatGTTGTCTCAGTCTTGCCAGCAATGGCTTTCAGTGTGCAAAGTTACATTTGCCTTCACATAGCACAGGACTCCCAAACAGATGGCCACAAAACCCCCATTGGGTCATTCCTGGTTTGTATTCTTACAGAATCCTTGTGACTCACCaactttaacaaaaacaaaatactatAAGAACTACCTCACAATcttattctttgtgttttgatctTTTTCCAGGAAGAACAATGTTTGTGCAGACACAGGACACACCGAATCCAAACAGCCTGAAGTTTCTGCCTGGTCGCACGGTTCTTGAATCTGGAACTTTGAATTTTGCTGGCCCTAGAGATGCTCACTGCTCGCCTTTAGCCAGGTATAAAACTTATGAAACAGAAGCACTGTCACAATGACACATTACTTTCAACGCAGGAATTTTAATATGGAGTAGCAGGAGAAGCATAAGGTTACATCATGATATTGACTTTGGCTTTGTTCCAGTGCTCCAGAATAAAATGGAAGCATTTGTTCTCATTATCAGTAACTCTTGTATTTTCACGTCGCTGATACTTTGGTGATTTATAAACCTGCTGTACCAGTAGCAGAGATCTAGTGTTATGTCTGTACTCACAAATACGTTTGAACACTTGAGTAGAGAGAGTTCTCTGTGTCACGCAGGTTGTCCTTGAGTCTGTAGCCAGTGTCTTTCAAGCCAGACACActgttctcctgtctcacctgggTCAATGTGAATAAATATGTGAAACACAATGCAGTTGTCCTACCATGCAATCATTACATTCTCTCACTGTGGTTGCTTGTTGGAGGATTAAATCATTAAGTTTCAACAGTCCTAAATGACTAAAATGAATTATTCAAATAATTGTATACATAATGTATGTTAGATTTAAAGTTTGATGTGGTCATACTCGTTCATAGAAaatttgtaaagttacactttTCTTGCATTTCTTAATTTTATCCCCCTCTTTCAGTTATTtcacagaaatgtaaatgtgatgtCAAACTACATAGTGATATTTATGTGTCATCTTCAGACAACTGTTTAGAATTGATGGAGTCAAAGGTGTCTTCCTCGGCCCCGATTTCATAACCATATCAAAGGTAAACGACCATGTAACAGGTCAATGTTGTATACAAAGAATGCTGCTAAGTTTAGCCTAATATCaaattgtttcttttctctctatGTAGGCTGATGATAACATGGAGTGGAAAGTAATCAAGCCTGATGTATTTGCTGCCATCATGGACTTTTTCACTTCCGGACTTCCTGTTGTAAACGAGGACAGCAAACCCAACGCAGACACAGGTAAACATCTTTACCCATTGTTCATAGAGAAACACTGAAATAGGAAGCACTTTCTAGCAAAACCTGTTTAAGAATTCCAAGCAATGTCCAAGCAAGGTCCTTTTTTTCAGCACCTTCAGATGATGACGATGAAGTTGTTGCTATGATCAAAGAACTGCTGGATACTAGAATAAGGTAGCTGCATGTGAAGATGTCCTGTAAAGATAACAATGGCTTTTCCCTGTTAGCATGTGGTTCCCTCCTTACTTGACTCTTTgatgttcttcttctccagACCAACAGTGCAGGAGGATGGAGGGGACGTTCTGTATCGTGGGTTTGAGGATGGCATTGTTAAACTGAAGTTGCAGGGCTCTTGCACAAGTTGTCCCAGTTCCATTATAACTTTGAAGAGTGGAATCCAGAACATGCTGCAGTTTTACGTCCCTGAGGTTGAATCAGTGGAGCAGGTTTGTTCGCCTGTCTGAAGATATGTTACAGGAACATACAGCTTAATGTAGTAAAAGTAATACATACTTATTTATCTTGACTTACTCATTAGTGttatcatgtttttgttcataaaAAGGGACTCTAATTATTGCATAGTTGATAACTGCTGTATGAATcttaatgttaaatgttaacatatatatatgtcaGCAAGAATAACACTATCAGGCAAAAAATacttaaagaaaatgtgatcTAAATATGtcaacaaaacctttttttcattacaggtgaaggatgaagaggaagaggacgctGCCCAagcttaaaatgcaaaaaccagAGTAACATTTACACattcctccctccccctccagCCACCTCCTGTTATGCTATAGTTTCTATGCAATTAGCTTCTGTATAGCATAGCTGTGTGAAAGAATGCAGTATAATTCAGATGCTATCATTGACCTTTGAAGATACTCTCTGTACAATGACAGTATTTAAAGAGTACGGAACGAAGAGCCCTGTAATAGAAACCTAAGACTGTCGAgctgaaataaaacatatttattatttcactttGTTGGATCTTATCTGATTAAGTCCCTTGTTAAAAATAGCCTTAATGGCTGGGATACATGCACTGTGTTTATATGAATaaagttcattaaaaaatgatACCAATGCTTTGCCTCCTAATGTAAGAGTATTTCATTATGAGCACTGTGCCTTTGCATTAACTAGATATCACTGCAGTAATTAGACAATTTGTATGTGGTTTAAAAAGTTGAGGATACATTTGATGCATTTCATAACATGTAAtagtgatttttgttttaaccagTTGTGTAATTTTAGAGATATTTCTAGGCTTATACCCTAATACACTTACCCGTTTCAGGCATTTATATTACATAACACATggatcactttttaaaaacttgattCTAACATTATTGTTTTAACAATTTCATGTCTGAACTTTTTTTCTTAGAAAcaaattgaatttgaatgttATAGCCAATATGAATTCCAGATATGAGGCACTATGCTGCCTCATATTAGTGCTGGCTTTGGCATACTTTTCATACAACAGTTTCACTAGATAGGAAGTATAGATAATAACATTTTGTATAGACCCCAGCATGAATAgtttaagagaaaaataattatttaaaattaaagagttatgatttttctttttccttccacattttcttcatgtttatgAATTAAGATGAATATTTGAAACCTTGCCAGCCTGTTCTTTTAAGGCAAACGTAGATGTTAGGTGCACAGCAGCCGGATCTGTTTGTGTCTTGCATCCTTATGCCACGTCATGAGTGCGGACGTTGGTGGCTACCAATTGATTGATAGGCCGCTCGTCCAATCAGAAGGCGCCATGAAAGAAGGCGGGCCGTGAGTCAGTAAAACtaaaggggggggggcgacGCTTATCTGACAGGCGTTCGCAGCTACCCGTCACTGGCACCGAAGCTGTAGACATGTGTGGTGAGTATTGAGTAATTTCTACATTTACCACTTTTAATGGGGAATGTGTTGTATTCATAACTTATCACAACAGCAATGCGAACACATGTAAACTACTGCTGTTATTGTTAGCTAAGGCTAATGATGTAAATAAGTTGAAATTAGCTAAAGGTGGCTAAACTGAGTTAGCGAACAAGGGCTAGTGCTGCTGATGCTGTAAGCTACCAGAATATATAGAAACCACTAAGCGTGTTTCGCTTTATTGTACCTGCTGTCTCTATAGTTTGAGGATACTGCGTTTTACCGTCAAGTCGACATTCATCCCTGTGGTTTAAAGTGATGTCCTTTACGGACCATTACGGCTAAAGCGTAACTCTGAACTAAACATGTTCATCTGTGGTTTTGATGTTGCAGCATTGAAAGCTTTGGTCAGCCAGGTGTAGGTGTTAAAATGTTAGTATTTCAGATTGCATTGATTGAGGAAGTAGCTGGAAGGGATcatgatttaaatttaaataattagcttcttcttcttcttctttttttatctgagaCTGTCCCAGATTGTCTCACACACTTGTGACTgatgcctctctgtctcccatCACTGTCACCGCAATCTGAAAACACCAATCAGACCAGATAGACTATTTGGGACCCCAAACAAATGTCTCTATTAATACCTTCTGACACAGTGTGGTGTTACATCAGGCAGCACTTGTTTTCATCTCTTTATTAAACCTGTTTCTTAAGCAGaggtacattttgtgttgtttttttctttcttcttgctGCAACATTTTCTTCTTGGCAATTTGCCCCACATAGCCGTCCTCCCATCAACTGCTGATCTGAATGAATTCTCTGTTGAACCAGGCAGCCCACCCTGGCTCTCAGTTGTTAAACAGTGCTGCATTTTATGCGGTGCCCCGGGGCCAATTTAGGTTAAACTTCTGCATGAGAGTTACTTGCTGGATAGAAATGAGACTTTCTGGGGATGCTAAATGTCTACAGTAAGGATGGACATGTACTGACATGTGTCTGTGTAATTCCAAAGTCTTGATAGCCTGTTGATGTATCATATCCTTACTTATCCTTGAGTGTACCATCACAGTTACTTGTTTTGTTCTATAGTACAGTGGACAGTTATTTCCTTTCCTATCCTTTCTTGTAGGCAGAAGATATCAACTTGCGTAACCCCAGGTCAATGGATAGACGCACTCTATTGTCTTTTAGCAGGTCTGCCCAGATAGAAGACTGTTTTTTCTAGTTCTGTAAATACTCCTGTTTAGACTGTACAGACTGGTTTCTCTGGGATTATTCAACATGTGGTTTTGAAAGGAATACTGAGGATGACACCACTAAGTAATGTTTGTCTAACTGGGTCATTTTCCTGAGGATTTACAACATTACATTCCTCTTGGTTTCAGCAGCTGTTTTGACATTTGTTTCCTATGTAAATATATCTGTCAGAAATTCGACATAATAATCTCTCGTCAGATTTATTGCCAAAGTATGATTTGGCAAAACTGAATACATAGGTGAGTATAGAATTATACAGACGAACGGTTTCTTCTTGCAAAGGAACAGATTGTTCTCTGTTTTGTACATGCTTTTTCAATAATGGAAACACATCTTTACACGGCCCAAGTAGTGGTCCACAACTTTGGGTTATACTGATGCAAGACTGTGAACTGTGAAGGATTTATCTTTTCTGTCAGTTGCAAAAGGGTTAATTGTAGATGTATATCTGACAGGCATTTTAATCAGTCTGTGCTTTCAGCTGCACATCTTAGCATTCACATATTCTCAAGgaaaaatgaatgaacaaaaGTCTTATTTCattcagctgcagcacagaatcttcacattttgtttccctTCTCAGGAATCTTTGCCTATCTTAACTACCATGTGCCAAGGACTCGGCGTGAGATCCTTGAGATCCTCCTCAAAGGTCTCAAGCGCCTGGAGTACAGAGGTTACGACTCAGCAGGTGAGAAATGGAAAAGACATCAGacacttgttgttttttcaagctttttttCGTCACTGCCTGGTCATGGGAATATTATTCTTAAGCATTATTCTCATCAGTTACTCTTCatgatttttgtatttgttctaATGAgatatgaaaacaaagaaagactgATGTTTATTCTGAATTATTAAAGAAGCATTATGTTGCTGGACTGGACTAAGTGAACCACTAATGGAGATAATTTACTTAATGTTAAGTCCATTTGTGTTTCAGGAAGTTTCAGTAGCTTATTTTTGCATGGAGAGTGTAGCCTGTTCTATTCTAATAGTATTAAAAACAAGTAGTAATAAAGTTATTCTTCGGGATTTGTGAAACCTGCAAACGTCATCATTCTCTTTTTAAATTTCCTCAGGTGTGGGTATTGATGGTGGGAATGGAAAGGACTGGGAGTCAAATGCAAAGTCCATCCAACTGATCAAGCAACGTGGAAAAGTGAAGGCACTTGATGAAGAGATACACAGTAAGTCCAGTTTAAGTGTTTAACCtactaataaaaaaattaatcaTTTACATATAAAGCATTGATTTGTAATCTGTTGGAAGGATGGAATGCCTAAATTTGGCTGTGTcgggttgtgtttgtttgacctttAGAGCAGCAGGATATTGACCTTGATGTGGAGTTCGATGTTCATGTCGGCATCGCCCACACCCGCTGGGCCACTCACGGTGTACCAAGCCCAGTTAACAGCCATCCACACAGATCTGACAAGACAAATGGTCAGTTGTGTTGAGGATAGAAAGCTCATTTACTCCACAAAGTGTAGCATTTCCCCTGATCAATTTCAATGTGACACCTAAAGTTTGTCTTTCTGCTCTGCAGAGTTCATCGTCATCCACAATGGAATTATCACTAACTACAAAGACTTGAGAAAATTCTTGGTGAGCAAATAttattcatgaaaatattgTAGATATTGTTTTCATCACTCTGGGAGCAGACAGGACTAACTCTGTTAACCTCCACCACTGAAGGAGAGCAAAGGTTACGAGTTTGAGTCAGAGACTGACACAGAGACCATTGCCAAGCTGGTGAAGTACATGTATGACAACCGGGAGAATGATGACATCAACTTTGCTACACTGGTGGAGCGGGTGACCCAGCAGCTGGTAGGGACCTGCTGATGCACACAGATGTTCCTGTAGTGATCAGAAGGTGAAATAGCTTGTCTAATTGTTTCTTCTTCCGCCTGTCAGGAGGGAGCTTTTGCCCTGGTATTCAAGAGCGTTCACTACCCCGGAGAGGCAGTTGGCACAAGGTATGTTTCCACTGTCAGGCAGTCAAACTGCGGTGGGTTATTTAAGAAAAAGTTGTTGTTTGCTCATAAAAATGTCCCTGCACAGGAGAGGAAGTCCCCTGCTGATGGGAGTGAGATGTGATCACAAGCTGTCTGCAGATCATATCCCTGTGCTCTACCGCTCTAGTGAGTTTAAAATTCAGTTTTGAGTATAATCTGTCCACACGTGATAGCATAATTGTGACTGAGACccagtttttctcttttctcagcTGCCAAAGACAAGAAAGGCTGCGCCACTCTACCCAGGACAGATCAGGACACCTGCTTGTTCCCTGTGGACGAAAAAGCTGTGGAGTATTATTTTGCCTCTGATGCAAGGTAAGCGGATAATTGTGTCTTGGTgtccacctttttaaacagccTTTAAAGATTCTCTGTAAAACATACTCCTCAGTCCATATGTCTCAGCCCCAACTGCAGATTATAAATTAAAGGAATGGTTTTCTCCTGTCATGCCAGCGCTGTGATCGAGCACACAAACCGGGTGATCTTCCTGGAGGATGATGATGTGGCTGCCGTGAAGGAAGGCCGATTGTCCATTCACAGGATAAAGCGCAGGGCAGGAGACTACCCAGCCCGAGCCATCCAGACCCTGCAGATGGAGCTGCAGCAGATCATGAAGGGTGAGTGCAAGGTCCTCCTTTGTTCTGGTTATATCTCCTGGCTATGTTTGCAAATAAATCATTTGTGCACTGCCTTGTAATTATGTCCTGAACCCTGTTATTATTGTGTTCCTTTTAAAGTCGCCGCTCCTATAGCTGAGCTGACTTTTACCATGCAGCCCGAGGCCTTCCCTTTATCATTCAGCTGATTGCAACCCTGCTGGATTAGTTCAACCCCAGGGGAGCacctgctataaaaataaaccCTCATCTACAAGAATTTAACCCTCCttacttttccaaaaaaaaaaatatatatgattCACTGTTTTAAAGGAGGTTATGGGATTCCTTCTTGGCTGGAAACAGTGGCCAGGCAATCATTTTGGAACTTAGGGAGTAACTGGTTCCAGCAAAGAAGTAGTCCGGCATGTAACACTTTGTAAaatggtaaaacattttaagtaACACCCTGTAAAACTGTGAATTGAACATGTCACACCCAATTTGATGTTACACTATAGACACACAAGGTATCATGTGTTAATAGGTGTAAGAAGATGTTAACATCTAGGAGAGCATGCTGTTTCCCGCCAGGTCTAAGCTAAACTAACTGGTGGTCCGCTCCATCTATATTGTCTATCATCGTCTAATCGATGAAAGTTATCTGGGAacagatcaatcaatcaatcacactTTATTTTCATAGCACCTTTcaaacaaattcaaattcagTTCAAAGTGCAGAAAAAGTAATTAACCAAAAAGTAGTCTGAAAAAAATTGTTAAAttgactaatgcacaccaattaGAATttagtaaaataataataataaatgcttGTTTCTTGGTATTATGAGCCCAGAAAAGAAATCTTCTTGATATGTACTTGCCATTTAAGGGAATTAATTCAgcagaaataacattttgatGATGCAGGTATATACAAGGTTGAGCTTTATCAGGTCTGTcctcaagaggagaaaaaaaaaagttaaaaggaGGCAGGTTCCATTGTTTCTGATTTATCTCAGGTAGGTAATCTAAACGCTGATTCTTTTTTTGgctcaagttgaaatgtttgatcacTCATGGATTGTTAGCGGATCCTTTATGCAGATATCGTTACatagagacaaataaatcattgtCAGGATACCGTCGATGGGAGCTGGCATGTCATTAGTGGGGATAACGTTCCACCTATTATTTGTGCCTACATGGACTTTTTCTTCTGCGTACACCAAAGTCTGCTGATATGTAATTCGTTAATACAACTAGGACCACAAATGTACTAGAAACGGAAACAAGAACACTACCACAGTTTATCTGTGTAgttctgtgtgtatttgcatttgAATGATTGTAAATAGAGATTAGCTCTTAAACTTAACCTTGCAGGCACACAAgtgacagaaaagtcagcacacaaatgtccttttaGTTTGCTTTAATGCTGATGAAGGCCTAGTACTGAAATGTGTCCGTTGTTGTGTTGCTATATTCTTACTCGTATAAAGGAAACTAAAAAGACATTTGTGAGcagacttttctgtctctttttactCTTGTTGCGGTCGTGTACCTGAAATCGTTGTTTACTgtcgagtgtgctccttttgtgctgtttttacaAGAGTGATACTTCTCATATAAGCCTTAGGGATATATGAGAAGACATTAACAATATTCC
Proteins encoded in this region:
- the nfu1 gene encoding NFU1 iron-sulfur cluster scaffold homolog, mitochondrial; translated protein: MATYRQVGRLLGISARLSRPLASNGFQCAKLHLPSHSTGLPNRWPQNPHWVIPGRTMFVQTQDTPNPNSLKFLPGRTVLESGTLNFAGPRDAHCSPLARQLFRIDGVKGVFLGPDFITISKADDNMEWKVIKPDVFAAIMDFFTSGLPVVNEDSKPNADTAPSDDDDEVVAMIKELLDTRIRPTVQEDGGDVLYRGFEDGIVKLKLQGSCTSCPSSIITLKSGIQNMLQFYVPEVESVEQVKDEEEEDAAQA